From the genome of Pseudonocardia sp. EC080619-01:
TCTGGAGGTGACCGAGATGTACGGCGCCATGGCCCAGATGGTCCGGTCGGTGGGCAGGAAGCCCGCACCGAGGGCGATGGACCTGCTCATCGCAGCCACCGCAGCATGCCACCGCCTACCCCTGCTCACCAGGAACGCCGCCGACCTCAAGGGCCTGGAGGCAGCGGTCACGGTGATTCCGATCCACTAGCGACTCTCTGGAAGTCGCGTGGCCACGACACCGTCGCCTCCACCCGACGGGCTTCACCGACTCATCTCGGACGACGCCGTCACGATCCCGCTGACGGCCCGTCTTCTCCGAGATGGCGCCGTGCGTTCCTCGGGGCGCTGCAGGCGTAGGTCTCCTGGCGCGGCGACCGGTGGTGACGGGCAGGTGGGCCGGGCACCGATCGACGGGCGCGATCAAAGGTTGGTCGCGGGGGCGTGAACGGCCGAGTCGGTTGTGGAGGCGCCCGCCCCCTCGTGGCCGGCCTGGTGTCGGCACCGGCGCGGGTGTCCAGAGTTCGACCGTGGTCGATCCTTCGGGCGACGACGAACTGTCCATCTTTACAGCCGGGCGAGACTGTGACTGAGTCTCTGTGGTGAGGTTCTTGCACCCAGGACTGTTGACGGTGCATGACACGGCTCCGATCGTCGAGGGATCCTCAGTGCGGGAGGCTCTGGCGAGGGCCGTCGATCTGGCGAAACTCGCCGAGCGGTTCGGCTTCGGCCGCTACTGGACTGCGGAGACACACGGGATGAGGGCTGTCGCCGGCTGCTCTCCCGAGGTCGTGTGCGCAGCGGCGGCCGGCGCTACGACGAGAGTGCGAATCGGCGCGGCCGGCGTCCTGCTACCCCACCACCCGCCTCTTCTCGTCTCGGAGCGATTCGGCACGCTGGAGGCCCTGTACCCGGATCGGATCGACCTGTGCCTGGGGCGCTCTCTCGGGGGTCCGCGCGCGGCCGCGGACGCCATCCGGGCTGAGCGCGATGACTCCGTCTCCGGTGTGGCCGCGCAGATCGACGCGCTCACGAGTCGTTTTCGCCAGGAGTACCACCTCGGGGTGCGTTCGGTGACCGGCTACGGGTACGAGCCTCAGTTGTGGATTCCGGGAACCGGGACGATCAGCGCCGCACTCGCCGCGCAGCGTGGACTGCCCTACGCGTTCGGAGGGCACCTCAACGTCGGTGCGACCGATGCCGCGGTCACGGAGTATCACGAGCAGGCCGAGAGGGCGTCCGCCCGCAAGCACCTCGCGGTGTCCGTGGGCGTCATCGCCGCCGACACCCGCCGCGAGGCCGAGCACCTCGCGGAGTCGCATCGCATGAAGGTCATGCAGCGAGTGGTGTACAAGCGCCGTGTCTTCCTGCCTGATCCCGACATCGCGGCCCGTGACCGCCCGACCGACCCGCGGCTGCTCGAGGAGTACTACAGAGCGACGAAGGGCTTCCTGATCGGCGACGGGGACGACGTCGGCCGGGGGCTTGCCGAGCTCCGCGAACGGACCGGGGCCGACGAACTGATCGTGTCGACACCGGTGTTCGATCACGATGCCCGGTCGCGCTCGTACCGTCTTGTCGCCGGGCACGGTTAGGCGGCCATAGGCGTCCCGGACGCGGAGAGGTGTTGCGACCAGAAGCGATCGCCGCGGCCGACGCGTCCTGCCCGGGTCCGTGCCCAGTCGGTCGGCCGTGCCCGTGCCCGGGCGCGTCGTGTTCGTTCCCGGGCACGTACCGGACTCAGCGGGCTGTCGGGTGTGTCAGTGCTGTCCGCGCATCGCCGCGGTCAGCGCCGCGAGGTCCTCGGGGTGCATGCGCCTCGGGGTGTCACCGTCGGCGACGTCGGTCGTGGCCGCGCGTAGCTGGGCGAGTTCGGCGGCCTGGTCGTCGCGCTCACGACGAGCCTGGTCGAGCTGGGTGGCCAGGCTGCGGTGCTCCTCGCGTGCACGCTCCGCGGCCGCAGTGGCCGACGCGTACTGGTCGCGCAGCTGCTCGGCGGTGGCACGGGCGTCGTCGAGCACCTCCTGCTTCGCGGTGAGACGACTGCGCTGTTCGGCGGTGGTCTCGGCGAGCCGGTCCCGCTCGGTACGCAACTGCTCGTGAGCTGCGCGCAGCGTGGCCAGATCGTCGGTGGCCTGGTCGCGGGCACGGGTGGTCTGGGCGATCTCGCGGTGGGCGGTGTCGCGCTCGTGCTCGGCTGTGCGGGCGGCAAGCACAGCTGCTTCGCGGTCCCGGTCGGCGGTGACCGCTCGCTCGTCCGCCCGCCGGTGGCCGTCGAGGGCCCTGTCCCGGGCGTCCTCGGCGGCGGCAGCCTGCTGGCGGGCGGCGCCGAGCGCCTCGGTGGCCTCGATGGCTGCGCGCGCGGACTCCTCGGCCCGGGTGACGGCCTCGGTGCGTTCCCGGCGGGCCTCCGCCGCGTCCTTGTCCGCCTCACGCGCCCGGACCACGGCCGTGTCACGTGCGGCCTCGGCCTCCTGGCGGGCCGCATCCGCCTCGGCTGCCTTCGTGCGGGCCGCCTCGGTGGCGACCAGAGCGTCACGCTCGACTTCGTCGAGCCGCTCCCCCACCGCGGCCAACGCCGCGGAGAGCTCCGCGACCGGGCCGGCGACGGTGGCGACGTGCTCCCGTAGCCGGTCGGCGTCGAGGGCGAACGCTCCCGAGCCGGTGTCGAGGCCGAGCGTGCCCAATGCGTCGCGTTCGGCGCGGGCCATCTGCGAGCACGTGCGCCCGCCCTCCCAGCGGGTGTCGCGGCAGAACGAGCGGGGTCGGCCGCCCTGGGGGCCGGGAGGTGCGAGCTCGGCGCGGCAGCGGCTGTATCCGCAGCGTACGGCGGTGTCGGTCACGTCGAACAGCGTAGCAGTTCGGTTATGCAAACTAATTACTTGGTTTCAGGTATTGATACTCGCTATCTCTGACCTACGAAACTATCGTTTCGTTGGTAGGTCGATCCCGACCAGAGAGCCACGCGGCCGGGGCGCTGGTCGCGTCTCAGGGTGGCGGCTGACCTCCGCCCGGCAGCGAGCCGGTTACGTGCAGCGCCGAGCAGAGGCGCCCGCGCCGAGGTCGGACGTGCACGTCCGTCGCCGTGACGGAGTTTCCCTCCGGGGTTAGTTAGGCTAACCTGATGCGTACGACGTAAACACGTTCCGGTCAGACGGGGGCCCGGCGATGCCCTACAGCCCGGCTTCCGGCCTACCGCGTCGACGTGGGATGGGCCTGCTCGATCTGCCGACGATCGTCGATGTCGCACTCGGCATCGCTCGCACCGACGGGATGTCCGCGCTGAGCATGCGCCGCATCGCCGACGAGCTGGGCCGGTCCCCGATGGCGCTCTACCGGCACGTGGCCGACCGGCAGTCGCTCGTGCTGGCGATGCTGGACACGGTCGCCGCGCGGATCGAGATCCCGGCACCCGTCGAGGACCCCCGATCCGAGATCACCGTGCTCATGCACGCCGTGCACACCGCCGCGCAGCACGAGCCCTGGATCGTGACCGCGCTCGCGCAGGAGGGGCTCGCCAGCCCCCGCATCGTCCCGGTCATCGACCGGATCCTGGCCGCGTCCGGACTGCAGGGAGCGGCCGCGCTGTCGGCGAACATGTTGCTGTGGGAGTTCGCCTACGGCGAGCTGCTCACCTCGCACCAGCGATGCCCGGGCTCCTGGGGGCGCGCCATGATGCGCGGCTCGGACCCTGAGCGGTTCCCGGCTCTGCACGCCGCCATCCGCGAAGCCGACCGGGCGCCGGGCGAACCGCAGCCCGAGCTGTTCGGACCCCACCTGCAGACCGTGCTCGACGGCCTGCTCGGCCCCACCCCCGAGACCGGAGAACCCCGATGACCGATCCCCGATTCGGCCTGCTGCTGTTCACCCACCGCTTCCCGGGCCACGACGATGGCGAGGTGCTGCAGACCGCGCTCGCTCTCGCCGCCCGCGCCGAGGAGCTGGGCTTCGACGACCTGTGGACCACTGAGCACCACTTCATCTCCTACGGTGTGAACCCATCGGGGCTGACGCTGGCCGCGCACCTGCTCGGACGGACCGAGCGGATGCGTGTCGGGACGGCGGTGACGATCCTGCCCACACACTCCCCGGTCGCCGTCGCCGAGCAGACCGCTCTGCTCGACCAGGTCTCCGGCGGCCGGTTCGACCTCGGGGTCGGGCGCGGCGGGCCGGTCGTCGACTACGAGGCGTTGGACCGGTCGCTGGACCACTGGCGGGAGGGCATGCCGGAGGCGCTGGAGCTGCTGATGCGCTCGTTCGACGGGCGGGTGTCGGCGGACGGGGAGCGATACCGGTTCCGCGAGGTCGCGCCCGGTCCGCGCCCACTTACCCGGCCGCATCCGCCCGTGTATCTCGCCGCGTCGTCGGAACGCAACGCCGACCTCGCGGCGTCCTACGACCTGCCGCTGCTGTTCTTCCTGCTGCAGGGCCCGGACGCGATGGCGCCGCTGGTCGAGCAGCACGCCGCGGCCACCGGAAGGCCGGCGGAGTCCTTTGCCCACGGCACAACCGTGCTCGCGCACGTCACCGACACCGTGGACGAGGCCCGCGAGCACATGACGGACACGGTGATGCCGTTCTTCGGGCAGGCGTTCTCCGAATACGTGATGCTCGAAGAGCGCGAGGGCAGCGGTCCACCGCCCGAGCAGATGGGCGAGATGGCGCTGGCCTCGGAAGCGATCGGTCCGGTCGACCTGTGCGTGGAGCGGATCGCCGCCCGGCTGGAAGTCCCGGGGGTGTCCCGGGTCCTGTTCCACGTGGAGTCCACCGGCACCCGTGAGGGCTCGCTCGCGACGCTCGAACGGCTCGCCGCCGACGTGCTGCCGCGCGTGCGGGAACGGGTCGGCGCACCGCCCGCACGGGTGTGACCGGGCGACGTCGGCCTGGGACGCACACCGCGCCGATAGAGGCAGGCCGGGCCTGCGGCGCATGAACCGTGCCGCTCCGTGCCCTTTCGGCTCAGGCCGTCCTCACCTGGGCAGGCGTGTCGGCTGGTGGGACGACGCGAGATCTCGCGTCGTCACCGGGAGCTCGGCGAGATAGTGCTGATCTTCCACAGTTCCGACGAATGTTCCCGGTGACCTCGCGGTCGGCTACTACTCTGTGCCGCTCGCGCCTGCAGACGTACGAGAACCGGCGGACCCGGCTCGGCAGTAGGGGCCTTCTGGGTCGACCGGGCCGACGTAGGAAAGGTCGAGTGCTACCCGTCGGGCCGTCGGGATGTGACGGTCACTCCCATGTGAATCGATGACGTGGAGGGGTGCCGATACGTCCCGCGGGCGGTAGGGCCGCGAACCCGCACATCGCGGTGATCGAGGGAAGCCCGCGATGGTCCTCGACGACGAGGGACACACGGCGTTCCGACACCGTCGTGATCGATGCCGGCGGACCGAAGCGAGGTGGATTCGACATCAGGCCCACCGCCGCAGTTCTTTGTCTCGGCGGGTGCACGGAGGCGCGGGCAGATCTGGTTCGTCGATGAAGGGAGCAGTCATGTTGGGCGATCGATTGGGCGAGTCGG
Proteins encoded in this window:
- a CDS encoding MsnO8 family LLM class oxidoreductase; this encodes MREALARAVDLAKLAERFGFGRYWTAETHGMRAVAGCSPEVVCAAAAGATTRVRIGAAGVLLPHHPPLLVSERFGTLEALYPDRIDLCLGRSLGGPRAAADAIRAERDDSVSGVAAQIDALTSRFRQEYHLGVRSVTGYGYEPQLWIPGTGTISAALAAQRGLPYAFGGHLNVGATDAAVTEYHEQAERASARKHLAVSVGVIAADTRREAEHLAESHRMKVMQRVVYKRRVFLPDPDIAARDRPTDPRLLEEYYRATKGFLIGDGDDVGRGLAELRERTGADELIVSTPVFDHDARSRSYRLVAGHG
- a CDS encoding LLM class flavin-dependent oxidoreductase, with the protein product MTDPRFGLLLFTHRFPGHDDGEVLQTALALAARAEELGFDDLWTTEHHFISYGVNPSGLTLAAHLLGRTERMRVGTAVTILPTHSPVAVAEQTALLDQVSGGRFDLGVGRGGPVVDYEALDRSLDHWREGMPEALELLMRSFDGRVSADGERYRFREVAPGPRPLTRPHPPVYLAASSERNADLAASYDLPLLFFLLQGPDAMAPLVEQHAAATGRPAESFAHGTTVLAHVTDTVDEAREHMTDTVMPFFGQAFSEYVMLEEREGSGPPPEQMGEMALASEAIGPVDLCVERIAARLEVPGVSRVLFHVESTGTREGSLATLERLAADVLPRVRERVGAPPARV
- a CDS encoding TetR/AcrR family transcriptional regulator, whose translation is MGLLDLPTIVDVALGIARTDGMSALSMRRIADELGRSPMALYRHVADRQSLVLAMLDTVAARIEIPAPVEDPRSEITVLMHAVHTAAQHEPWIVTALAQEGLASPRIVPVIDRILAASGLQGAAALSANMLLWEFAYGELLTSHQRCPGSWGRAMMRGSDPERFPALHAAIREADRAPGEPQPELFGPHLQTVLDGLLGPTPETGEPR
- a CDS encoding response regulator receiver protein; the encoded protein is MTDTAVRCGYSRCRAELAPPGPQGGRPRSFCRDTRWEGGRTCSQMARAERDALGTLGLDTGSGAFALDADRLREHVATVAGPVAELSAALAAVGERLDEVERDALVATEAARTKAAEADAARQEAEAARDTAVVRAREADKDAAEARRERTEAVTRAEESARAAIEATEALGAARQQAAAAEDARDRALDGHRRADERAVTADRDREAAVLAARTAEHERDTAHREIAQTTRARDQATDDLATLRAAHEQLRTERDRLAETTAEQRSRLTAKQEVLDDARATAEQLRDQYASATAAAERAREEHRSLATQLDQARRERDDQAAELAQLRAATTDVADGDTPRRMHPEDLAALTAAMRGQH